Proteins encoded together in one Branchiostoma floridae strain S238N-H82 chromosome 18, Bfl_VNyyK, whole genome shotgun sequence window:
- the LOC118406219 gene encoding uncharacterized protein LOC118406219, translating to MTLFCLINIVIFLLPGNVRMCPDPCKCYDELDHSSVLCDHQSLTKIPEDIPINASTVQVSHNAIAELPVNAFKNLTRLRKLYLDYNLLDNWPPQVFNNIPLRYLSINYNNISLLNSEMFSQLINLTFLSMTNNYIVDLESGVFESLMSLEDLKLDNNNIEKIPNGAFSGLVNLRSLYLDFNNIHIISAGAFSVMTNLERLYLTKNKLRTLHETTFDNLMLLNTLSLNLNSITELPGQIFSTCVQLENLFLDSNNLTTLPPNIFTKLANLDFVTLGSNPWLCDCRLQQGLVRWIRNSSLADRVMGRPTCSSPPQTLGLSLRDAWSSLSCQHGTCYNGTCLCDRIWAGIYCQDVSLDQLNTPVSEQDPASIAVSVAVSSASIAVVLILTAGAGFIFYRRWRKRKDDDDETIYIDDFLPFDREIHWRRMQEPPPVPPRPQFPGLEVDPGRLTLGQRIGSGAFGVVYAAVMTRDGNTRDVVVKTLKDSASEEEKLSFLEEIRSVVDLGAHDNLLGLVGCSTLVRDHLYLITEFMPYGDLKNFLLKCREEEMSDSPPDGIYDFQTLQMYQVARQIARGMDHIARSRYVHGDLAARNVLVGEHLKVKISDFGLAEDIYSRGYRRQDRLKKVPWKWMAPERLQDGTVYTAQSDVWSFGIVLYEISTLGGDPYPDVPPAELKDRLQAGHRMAKPERCPPAMYGVMTQCWSWRPNERPTFRQLELSLDKQLSFYGPDYARVTPSSSAATTSRAPQN from the exons atgactttattttgccTCATCAACATTGTCATTTTTCTACTACCTGGAAATGTGAGGATGTGCCCGGATCCTTGTAAGTGTTATGACGAGCTCGATCATTCATCAGTTTTATGTGACCACCAATCATTGACCAAAATACCCGAGGACATACCTATCAACGCGTCGACTGTGCAAGTCAGCCACAACGCCATTGCTGAACTCCCCGTAAACGCTTTTAAAAACCTGACCAGACTACGGAAGTTATATCTCGACTACAATCTTCTAGATAACTGGCCTCCACAAGTCTTCAACAACATACCTTTAAGATACCTTAGTATCAACTATAACAACATCAGTCTTCTTAATAGCGAAATGTTTTCTCAATTGATAAACCTGACTTTTCTGTCTATGACCAATAATTACATAGTAGACCTTGAAAGTGGAGTGTTTGAGAGTCTCATGTCATTGGAAGACCTGAAGCTAGACAACAACAATATAGAAAAAATTCCTAATGGGGCTTTTTCCGGTCTTGTCAATCTACGGTCACTATATTTGGACTTCAACAACATTCACATCATCTCGGCTGGAGCCTTCAGTGTGATGACAAACTTAGAGAGACTTTACCTTACCAAAAACAAGTTGCGTACATTACATGAGACAACTTTCGACAATCTGATGTTGTTGAACACTTTGTCCCTAAATTTGAACTCCATCACTGAACTACCAGGACAGATATTTTCTACATGTGTACAGCTGGAGAACTTGTTTCTGGATAGCAACAACCTAACAACTCTTCCTCCTAACATCTTCACCAAACTTGCCAACCTTGACTTCGTCACTTTGGGCTCCAACCCATGGTTGTGTGACTGTCGGTTACAGCAGGGTCTAGTCCGGTGGATCCGGAATTCTTCACTTGCTGACAGAGTCATGGGACGTCCTACCTGCAGTTCGCCTCCTCAGACGCTAGGGCTGTCGTTACGGGACGCGTGGAGTAGCCTTTCTTGTCAACACGGAACCTGCTACAATGGCACCTGTCTGTGCGACCGCATCTGGGCCGGTATTTACTGTCAGGatg TTTCTTTAGATCAACTGAACACCCCTGTCTCAGAACAAGATCCCGCATCCATCGCAGTATCTGTAGCCGTCTCTAGTGCCAGTATCGCCGTGGTGCTGATCCTGACAGCCGGCGCCGGCTTCATCTTCTACCGCCGGTGGAGGAAGAGGAAAGATGACGATGACGAAACGATATACATCGACGACTTCTTGCCGTTTGATAGAGAAA TTCACTGGAGAAGGATGCAGGAGCCCCCGCCGGTACCTCCCCGCCCACAGTTCCCGGGGTTGGAGGTGGACCCCGGCCGGCTCACCCTGGGGCAGAGGATCGGCAGTGGAGCATTCGGCGTCGTCTACGCTGCAGTCATGACGCGGGATGGCAACACAAGGGACGTCGTCGTCAAAACTCTCAAAG ACAGCGCCAGTGAGGAAGAAAAGTTGAGTTTCCTGGAAGAAATCCGCTCAGTTGTCGATCTGGGTGCGCACGACAACCTGCTGGGTCTGGTCGGCTGCAGCACGCTGGTGCGAGACCATCTTTATCTCATCACGGAGTTCATGCCGTACGGAGACCTGAAGAACTTCTTGCTAAAATGCCGAGAG GAAGAGATGTCCGACAGTCCTCCAGATGGCATTTACGATTTCCAAACACTACAGATGTATCAGGTGGCCAGACAGATCGCAAGAGGCATG GACCACATCGCCCGGTCCCGTTACGTCCACGGAGACCTCGCCGCCCGGAACGTCCTAGTCGGGGAACACCTGAAGGTGAAGATTTCCGACTTTGGACTGGCAGAAGACATCTACAGCCGAGGTTACCGTCGGCAGGACCGACTCAAGAAGGTACCGTGGAAGTGGATGGCTCCGGAGCGCCTACAGGATGGGACCGtctacaccgcacagagcgacgt GTGGTCGTTCGGGATAGTGCTGTACGAGATAAGTACGCTAGGGGGCGACCCTTACCCTGACGTACCACCAGCCGAGCTCAAAGATCGTCTACAGGCTGGGCACAGAATGGCCAAACCTGAGCGCTGTCCACCAGCCAT GTATGGCGTGATGACGCAATGCTGGAGTTGGCGGCCCAATGAGAGGCCGACCTTCCGCCAACTGGAGCTCTCATTGGACAAACAACTCTCCTTCTACGGACCTGACTACGCCAGGGTAACACCAAGTTCATCCGCGGCAACAACATCCAGGGCACCGCAAAACTAG
- the LOC118406260 gene encoding cathepsin L1-like, with amino-acid sequence MSTRHTMGKLVVVVLFCFLLGIHYIAKADGSSIVSEATDRDRLWEAWKYWHGKTYSTQDEEKTRRTIWEKNMDAIFAHNAAGNSYTLAMNKYGDQVKLPSNTNIIANEEYLDRKRHPVAMGTCGVTTPPSSLDWRTKGVSTGVREEGQTGKVMPFVLTEALECYHVIKTGQSVQLSVQEAMDCCSDSTLASGFDCIIHRTKGLCTAADYPRQPAGNCNAFFCHAAATCKATGHVIKNNETDLMCAVTMTPTVVGIDASQTSMAFYRSGIYHDSRCSTSDLNHALLVVGYGSSGGVDYWICQNTWGTDWGLAGYILIERGKNMCGIASQAFYPI; translated from the exons ATGTCCACTAGACATACCATGGGgaagcttgttgttgttgtgttgttctgCTTCCTTCTGGGGATTCACTACATTGCTAAGGCTGACGGCAGTTCGATAGTTTCTGAGGCAACAG ACAGGGACCGCTTGTGGGAGGCGTGGAAATACTGGCACGGAAAGACTTACTCAacacaagatgaagaaaaaacGAGAAGAACCATCTGGGAAAAGAACATGGACGCCATCTTTGCCCATAATGCAGCGGGGAATAGTTATACTTTGGCCATGAACAAATATGGCGACCAG GTAAAACTTCCCAGCAATACAAATATAATCGCAAACGAAGAATACTTGGATCGAAAGCGTCAtcccgttgccatgggaacgtGTGGAGTGACCACGCCCCCTTCCTCCCTAGACTGGCGTACGAAGGGAGTGAGTACAGGTGTGAGGGAAGAGGGCCAGACTGGGAAGGTCATGCCTTTTGTACTCACAG AGGCCCTGGAGTGCTACCACGTCATCAAGACCGGTCAGTCCGTCCAGTTGAGTGTCCAGGAGGCCATGGACTGCTGCAGTGATTCTACACTAGCCTCCGGGTTCGACTGCATCATCCACCGGACCAAAGGGCTCTGCACCGCCGCCGACTACCCGAGACAACCCGCTGGGAACTGTAACGCCTTCTTCTGTCACGCTGCAGCAACT TGTAAGGCTACTGGTCACGTCATCAAGAACAATGAGACTGATTTGATGTGCGCGGTTACCATGACACCCACGGTGGTAGGTATAGACGCCAGTCAGACCTCCATGGCGTTCTACAGGTCCGGCATCTACCACGACTCCCGCTGctcgacctctgacctcaacCACGCCCTTCTCGTGGTGGGTTACGGGAGTTCTGGAGGAGTTGATTACTGGATCTGTCAAAACACCTGGG GTACAGACTGGGGCCTGGCAGGCTACATACTCATAGAGAGGGGGAAGAACATGTGCGGCATCGCCTCTCAGGCTTTCTACCCGATCTAA